A single region of the Oleispira antarctica RB-8 genome encodes:
- a CDS encoding Electron transport protein SCO1/SenC precursor has protein sequence MSPIENNTPPEKKNLMPILAAMSLVLGLAAFIAWQSLSSNDPDSASLSEQLEDSGAFIFPQPINVTDVPFLNEEGQTVGKNENVGKWSFLFFGYTFCPDVCPTTLAVMQQMWVKLSPEMQSQTQVVLVSVDVERDTPEQLKTYMDYFDPSFTAFTGKPASLRSFAAQLNAVYAKVERRNVQGEADTELGYLMDHSANITILDPNGNYFGFIKPPFNPKKMLKIVTAIQTQP, from the coding sequence ATGTCGCCAATCGAAAATAATACGCCGCCAGAGAAGAAAAACTTGATGCCTATTTTGGCGGCCATGAGCTTAGTATTAGGTTTAGCGGCTTTTATAGCTTGGCAGTCTCTGTCTTCTAATGACCCAGACTCTGCCTCGTTATCAGAACAACTGGAAGATAGCGGAGCTTTTATTTTCCCTCAACCTATTAACGTCACAGACGTGCCTTTTTTAAATGAGGAAGGTCAAACCGTTGGTAAAAATGAGAACGTAGGAAAGTGGTCTTTTCTATTTTTTGGTTATACTTTTTGCCCTGATGTCTGCCCAACAACCTTGGCGGTGATGCAACAAATGTGGGTAAAATTAAGCCCTGAAATGCAGTCGCAAACTCAGGTAGTATTAGTGAGTGTTGATGTTGAACGCGATACGCCTGAGCAGTTAAAAACCTACATGGATTATTTTGATCCGAGCTTTACCGCGTTCACGGGCAAGCCTGCTTCGTTACGTAGTTTTGCCGCTCAGCTCAATGCGGTGTATGCCAAGGTTGAACGCAGAAATGTACAAGGTGAAGCCGATACTGAGCTGGGTTATTTAATGGATCATAGTGCCAATATTACGATACTCGACCCTAATGGCAATTATTTTGGTTTTATCAAACCGCCTTTTAATCCAAAGAAAATGCTGAAAATTGTAACCGCGATTCAGACTCAACCCTGA
- a CDS encoding Transcriptional regulator, LysR family, giving the protein MSQASWDDFRIAYQVAKSGTLTKAGKVLNMNHATVLRHVNRLEESLDTKLFIRHQRGYQLTDAGELVVKELPDIHKSFSRLENLMASAEKNISGNLRITTLTDFSPILNPALKAFRQAYPKLRIQIIATDEIIPLATGAAHVSLRAGAQPNEPDLIVKKLNAPEIHYFAADSYVQEYGLPKNCDEYNQHLWALPSDNKRHIPFVKQVLRHINEEQIIYQSNHFPDIHSAVVEGMAIGPMGVHHSIKYNNLQQLDIKIEHGIEGLWFVYHKDLKNSARIQALYEFLAKSLN; this is encoded by the coding sequence ATGTCGCAAGCTAGCTGGGATGATTTTCGCATTGCTTATCAAGTTGCCAAATCAGGTACGTTAACCAAGGCTGGCAAGGTATTGAACATGAACCATGCAACCGTACTTCGCCATGTAAATCGCTTAGAAGAAAGCCTAGATACTAAGCTATTTATTCGCCATCAACGGGGCTATCAGCTGACGGATGCAGGTGAGCTAGTGGTTAAAGAGTTGCCCGACATTCATAAAAGCTTTAGCCGCTTAGAGAATTTAATGGCCAGTGCTGAAAAGAATATCAGCGGCAATTTACGCATCACGACCCTAACTGATTTTTCACCGATTTTAAATCCGGCGCTAAAAGCCTTTCGCCAGGCTTATCCTAAATTGCGCATTCAAATAATCGCGACGGATGAAATTATCCCGTTAGCCACGGGGGCAGCTCATGTTTCTTTACGTGCGGGGGCTCAACCCAATGAGCCTGACTTAATCGTTAAAAAGCTGAACGCTCCTGAGATTCATTATTTTGCCGCCGATAGCTATGTACAAGAATATGGACTGCCTAAAAACTGTGATGAATATAACCAGCATTTATGGGCCTTACCAAGTGATAATAAGCGCCATATTCCTTTCGTTAAACAAGTACTCAGGCACATAAACGAAGAACAAATCATTTATCAGAGCAATCACTTTCCCGATATTCATAGTGCGGTTGTCGAGGGCATGGCAATTGGCCCAATGGGAGTTCATCACTCCATTAAGTATAATAATTTACAGCAATTGGATATCAAGATTGAACACGGTATAGAAGGTTTGTGGTTTGTATATCATAAAGATTTAAAGAACAGCGCTCGGATTCAAGCGCTGTATGAGTTTTTAGCAAAAAGCTTAAACTAA
- the coaD gene encoding Pantetheine-phosphate adenylyltransferase: MNIVVYPGTFDPITNGHTDLVERAARMFDHIILAVADNPKKKPTLDIETRVDLANEVLGHLHNVEIVGFSNLLADFVKEKNANIILRGLRAVSDFEYEFQLANMNRVLAPNVESMFLTPAEHYSYISSTLVREIAALNGDISKFVHPAVAKALKEKA, from the coding sequence ATGAACATAGTTGTCTATCCTGGAACATTTGACCCGATCACCAACGGACATACTGACTTGGTTGAGCGGGCCGCGCGCATGTTTGACCACATCATTTTGGCGGTTGCTGATAACCCGAAGAAAAAACCGACTCTCGATATCGAGACCCGTGTAGACCTTGCCAATGAAGTGCTCGGGCATTTACACAACGTCGAAATCGTTGGTTTCAGCAACTTACTGGCTGATTTTGTAAAAGAGAAAAATGCTAACATCATTTTACGCGGCCTACGCGCAGTATCGGATTTTGAATACGAATTTCAACTGGCCAATATGAATCGTGTATTAGCACCCAATGTAGAAAGCATGTTTCTGACTCCTGCCGAACATTACTCCTACATTTCATCAACACTGGTGCGTGAAATTGCCGCCCTCAATGGCGACATTAGTAAGTTCGTTCACCCTGCGGTTGCCAAAGCCCTGAAAGAAAAAGCGTGA
- a CDS encoding Cytochrome b561 family protein, putative, with protein sequence MVKNSKTGYGWVAIALHWLMALGIFGMFGLGLYMVELTYYDTWYRGSLELHKNIGFLLLLIWMIRITWRWFNTHPDISGTAFEKKAAHYVHLLLYCLMIALMTTGYLISTADGRGIDVFGLIEIPAMSISIENQEDIAGDIHWGLAWSLILMVTLHALAAIKHHFINKDGTLLKMIRPKADS encoded by the coding sequence ATGGTAAAGAACAGTAAAACTGGTTACGGCTGGGTCGCAATCGCCTTACATTGGTTAATGGCACTTGGCATATTTGGTATGTTCGGCCTCGGTTTATACATGGTTGAGTTAACCTATTATGATACCTGGTATCGAGGCTCGCTTGAGCTGCATAAAAATATTGGTTTTTTACTGCTGCTGATCTGGATGATAAGAATTACTTGGCGTTGGTTTAATACCCACCCAGACATTAGCGGCACAGCATTCGAAAAGAAGGCCGCGCATTATGTGCATTTATTATTGTATTGCCTGATGATTGCATTGATGACAACGGGTTACTTAATTTCGACCGCTGATGGGCGAGGCATTGACGTATTTGGACTCATCGAAATACCAGCCATGTCGATTAGCATTGAAAACCAAGAAGATATTGCTGGTGACATTCACTGGGGATTGGCTTGGAGTTTGATCTTAATGGTTACGTTGCACGCTTTGGCGGCTATTAAGCATCATTTTATCAATAAAGATGGTACTTTGTTAAAAATGATTCGTCCTAAGGCCGATTCATAA
- a CDS encoding Na+-driven multidrug efflux pump translates to MLQLQKRILQLAWPIMLSNITVPLLSLVDTAVLGHLSEVSYLGGVALGGQVVTLLLWSFGFLRMGTTSLSAHATGASLAGGSNDQGSLERVLHNGLLMALFISLPLMLFAFLALENIIAFIGGSETVQILAVEYASIRLGATPAVLIQYVLIGWFIGRGETKVPLILLIASNSLNALLDVILVYGYGLTSDGVAWATLCADYFAASLGLYWAYRTVTQGQKNNRWSFNWPSWQELKPLININHQLFVRTLCLLSVFIFFTAQGAQQGDLVLAVNAIMLTLLLLISNALDGFAHAAESLVGQSLGAKNFRQLRQSIWLTGTNALIIALIMVAGFAWQGENLLGLLTDQQDVLTVAIEYSPWLIWLPLIGCSSYWLDGIFIGMQASAPMRNAMLLAAIIVFLPVWFLTQELANHGLWLAFYSFLLARSLFMVPAFLTILNKHQIFVGKN, encoded by the coding sequence ATGCTGCAACTTCAAAAACGTATTCTACAGCTCGCTTGGCCGATCATGCTAAGCAATATCACGGTGCCATTACTGAGTTTAGTGGATACCGCTGTGCTTGGACATTTATCCGAAGTGAGTTATCTAGGCGGTGTTGCTCTGGGTGGCCAAGTCGTGACGCTATTATTATGGAGCTTTGGCTTTCTTCGCATGGGAACAACATCATTGAGTGCCCATGCGACTGGCGCCAGCTTAGCAGGTGGATCAAATGATCAGGGTAGCCTAGAGCGAGTTTTACACAATGGGCTACTTATGGCGCTTTTTATCAGTCTTCCTTTAATGCTATTTGCCTTTTTAGCCCTCGAAAATATCATCGCATTTATTGGCGGCAGCGAAACGGTTCAAATATTAGCGGTTGAGTATGCCAGTATTCGTTTAGGGGCTACGCCGGCGGTACTGATTCAATATGTGTTGATAGGCTGGTTTATCGGACGTGGTGAAACCAAGGTTCCTTTAATATTACTCATCGCCAGTAACAGCCTTAACGCATTGCTCGATGTGATTTTGGTTTACGGCTATGGACTGACCAGTGACGGCGTTGCGTGGGCAACATTATGTGCCGATTACTTTGCTGCGAGCTTAGGGTTATATTGGGCGTATCGTACCGTGACTCAGGGGCAAAAAAATAATCGATGGTCATTCAACTGGCCAAGCTGGCAAGAGCTGAAGCCGCTGATTAATATTAATCATCAGCTATTTGTTCGTACCTTGTGTCTATTAAGTGTCTTTATCTTCTTTACCGCACAGGGTGCCCAGCAAGGGGATTTAGTCTTAGCGGTGAATGCCATTATGCTCACCTTGTTACTGTTAATTTCTAATGCCCTTGATGGTTTTGCCCATGCGGCTGAAAGCTTAGTTGGCCAAAGTTTGGGGGCAAAAAACTTTCGCCAGCTGCGACAAAGTATCTGGTTAACGGGAACCAATGCCTTAATCATTGCTCTTATCATGGTGGCGGGCTTTGCTTGGCAAGGTGAAAATTTACTGGGACTGCTAACCGATCAGCAAGACGTATTGACCGTGGCGATTGAATACAGCCCCTGGTTGATCTGGCTCCCTTTAATTGGCTGCAGCAGTTATTGGCTAGATGGCATTTTTATCGGCATGCAAGCGAGCGCTCCGATGCGTAATGCCATGTTATTGGCAGCCATTATTGTATTTTTGCCTGTCTGGTTTCTGACACAAGAACTAGCCAACCACGGTTTATGGCTCGCCTTTTATTCGTTTTTATTGGCCCGATCACTCTTTATGGTGCCCGCATTTCTGACAATACTGAACAAACATCAAATATTTGTTGGAAAAAACTAG
- a CDS encoding 4Fe-4S ferredoxin, iron sulfur binding protein has translation MSLIITDECINCDVCEPECPNEAITPGEEIYEIDPSKCTECIGHYDTPQCVDVCPVDCIPLDPDNEESKEELEAKYELLTGKSI, from the coding sequence ATGTCATTAATCATTACAGATGAATGCATTAACTGCGATGTATGCGAACCAGAGTGTCCTAACGAAGCGATTACTCCAGGGGAAGAAATTTACGAAATCGACCCTTCAAAATGCACCGAATGTATTGGCCATTACGATACACCTCAATGTGTTGATGTTTGCCCAGTCGATTGCATTCCGCTTGACCCAGACAATGAAGAAAGCAAAGAAGAACTAGAAGCAAAATACGAATTACTTACCGGAAAATCGATCTAG
- a CDS encoding putative invasion gene expression up-regulator, with protein sequence MDYSALKHSHIGLAYLSILLFIIRFALFKFKPAFKSNKVLKILPHIIDTFLLIFAIWLCVMIGQYPLTDHWLTGKVLGLVGYIAFGIIAIKQGKNWAFVAALISFAYIFGAAKSHSALSFFSQFG encoded by the coding sequence ATGGATTATAGCGCTCTTAAACATTCACACATCGGATTAGCTTACTTAAGCATCTTATTATTTATTATTCGCTTTGCTTTATTCAAATTTAAGCCTGCCTTCAAAAGCAACAAAGTACTAAAAATATTACCGCACATCATCGATACCTTCTTGCTGATATTTGCCATTTGGTTATGCGTCATGATTGGCCAATATCCATTGACTGATCACTGGTTAACAGGAAAAGTTTTAGGGCTAGTGGGTTACATTGCCTTCGGTATTATTGCCATCAAACAAGGAAAAAACTGGGCGTTCGTTGCAGCCCTAATATCGTTCGCTTACATCTTCGGAGCAGCCAAGAGCCACAGTGCGCTATCGTTTTTTAGTCAATTCGGTTAA